The Triticum aestivum cultivar Chinese Spring chromosome 6D, IWGSC CS RefSeq v2.1, whole genome shotgun sequence genomic sequence AAAAGGTATAATTAAGCTCGAAAATGTCAAGAAAAGTTAGAAACATCCAGCCATTAATTTAGTTCATCGTCAATTAAACAAGTGAAATGCGCCACTAGTCCAAACATTGAGTTCGTGGACTATTGGTGCATTTCACTCGAATTAAAAGATAAACAATAACCATTGGATCTTCTTTTGACCAAAATTAACCCCCAACTCCAGCAGTAACCTGAAAGAAAACCAGTCTTCTCCCTATGACTCTTCTCTACTGTACGCCACCTTTGTCCCTCTCTGATCCTCCTCCTCTTTACCACTAATACTTTGAGCATCATAAAAACAATTTtatagaaaaaaaaacaaaaaaacagcgTATTGGGTCTCTTTGGTCAACACTGTAAAGAAACATATCTAGATGGGCTAACTTCTTATGCCCAACTTGAGCCCATCATCATCATATGGGTGGGGCACCAcaagcagtagcgcgggtggctcTTGTGCTTTCTCTCTCtgatgttttaattattttctccaTTTGTATGGTTGTATCAAAAAAAAAAATACCTTATGATTGTATGAAGCGTCCGAGGTAACAAATAAATGTGTATAGCACTCAGCTCCTCTCAGGCCTCTTTTGGTTTGTAGGAATAGTATAGGATGGGATTTTCAATGGAAAATGGGAAATCTTTTtctgagcccgggctcatctgcacccgtgttgaataaaaaaaatcaaaacaaatgctggaaaaatacaaaaaaaaaaattaatcctttgtagctctttgctttgtaggaatggattccatGTATGATAGAAATTAATCCTTCACATTTCAAATGGGAAAAAAACATTGGTCTAGataaaaaaaaattcctacccTATGCATCAAATGATATTTATGTTCCTATAGGAATTGAGTTACATGTTCATCTCACTTTCTATGATTTTCCTATTTCTCTATGACCCAAAGAGACCTTAACGTGTATACGACCAATTACTACTCGAAGTCTCGGATGACAGGGTGACAACTGTACGTCGATCTTCGAGAAATCACTCGCACTGTTTCTTTCAACCTATCAGAATCGAACGCTGCTCTATTGCTTTCAAATGATGGCCATTCTAGAGAGATAGACCACAAGGTTTCTTGCTTGCACTAGCACATGACAGCACGAGCAGAGCAGCTGTAGCCGTCACACGAGCTGTGGCTATCAGGTTGTTTCCTCTAGAGAGAATACTCCCAAAGATCGACATCGATGTGTGCTGCTCCCTGTTGTCGTCTTCCAACAAGGGTTTGAACATGATTGTTGCAAGTTTGTAAAAATGCACATTATTGTTGTAGGGCCAGCTTCTCATGGCTTTATTGTATGATTAGCAGTTAGCACTCTCTGATTGGCAGTTAGCCCAAAAATGCGTACGACTTGACGCTGACCTAGCAATCACCAGCAGTACCTCCTGAGTGGCTGTGAACGATCCCGCTGAAGATATCTCTTTGTGTCTTCTGATTTAAGCATCTGATTTTTCTGTATGGCTAGTCTTCTCACTAAGGCCATGAAACCATCTGATTCTTCTTACCACAACAGTCCTGTCTCTATAAGGCATTTAGCATCAAGGCTTTTGCAGGGACTACACAGAATGTGTGGTGCTCTTTGTTCTCTCTTGAGCGCAGCCTACTTCTAAACGCGCATGCTGGATTAACACTTCAAGCCTCTGGTCTGATTGATTTTCccagtgtgcgtgtgtgcatgtgtttcCTATTCTCCATGTTTGTGTGTGTGGCTTATTAGTTGGGGTTATCAACATTGAATTAGTTAGATCTGTGTGGATGATTAGttggaatttgaaacttttgaattAGTTAGATCTCCATGTGCCTTTTGTTTTGTGGGGCGAACCATGTGCGTATGTTTGCACATGCATGATGCTTGATATATTTGTTCTCTGATCTGCATGAAAAAATAAATCGGAAATGGTATTTTTTTTATGTGTGCGAACAAATGTGCCCGGGCTTTGGGCCAGCCCTCGGGCTTATATATCGGCCCACATGGGATTGCGTACTGATGAATGCTGGAGCTTTGGGCCAGGCTCGGGCTGACCTTTTGATGACTGGTTTTTCAAACCTAGCCTAAAACCAGCCCGACTCAAGGATTACTCAGTTTTACTCTTCTCCTTCCATATCTTCGCCATGCAGCCTGCCGGTTTCAACATATCTTTAACCTCCATAAAGGATCCCTAAAGCCCCATCTCTCTCCACACTTGCCCTCTTTGGTATCCTCCTATCTATTGTCCCATCCATGAGATCCATGGCAAGCTCTTATTGTCAGGTAACCTTTTTTGGGCGTGGCTAACTCGCGTGCGCGCCGCGATGGTCGATTTCGGACCAAATTGTTTTCCCCGATGGGTTATTACGTCTACTGGTCCTTCCTTTTCTCTTTGTGTGCGTCGTTGCGAACAcaagatgcatgcatgcatccaccTTTTGGTAATGAGTGGACCACACAAGTAAATTAGCAAGTAAAAGAAATAGTCAACGGGCCTGCATTTGAATTCAGCGGGAAGGAGAGACTAATCACTAGGCCCCACAATTAAACTCAGGGGGAGAGATTAATTAGCATTGGCCCCACAGTTAAATCAGGGGGACGAGTGATTAATTAGGGTGGCCCCCCACAGTCAAATAGGGGGGAGATAAATTAATTAGAAGTGGGGAGAGATTTACGGGGCTGGGTCCTGGGGTGCGCTGCGGGCAAACAACAATTGAGCGTTGCAGCGACCACACGCTAGGAAgtcttttcccttttgtttttgggCGATGCTACGCGTCCACCGACGGATAAAACGAAAACATCGGCCGCCTCCGAGGCCATCCGATTGACGCAAAAATAGCCATCGCATCTCCACAACCGTGTGTGTCGTGAATTGCAACAAATGGTTGTTGCGATGCTCGCCCTAAAACAACGGCTTCGTTGCAAAACCAACCGAAGCGTGAGGTGTTATTTTCTTATAAGCGTTGTTTTTGCAACAAAGGTCATGTTGCAAAAAAAGTTGTGTTAAAATTTTTTTTTGTAACAAAGATGATGTTGCAGAAGGATTTTTGCAACAAAGATGATGTTGcagaaaaaaattcaatgaaaaaaATGAACGCGTTGGATACTTGTTGGGACTTCGTATGTTTGTAACATAGCTTGTGTTACAAACTTGTGTTTGCAACATGCCCAATGTTGCAAACTTGTTGGCCCGTCTTGCTAGTGCTACGTGTCGTATGATTAAAATTAAATCGGACGGCTCTGGAGGTGACGGATATGCGCCAGTCATCGGCCGGTTGGATGGTAACGTTTCCCTTTGTTTTTAGATAGGAAAAGAAGTCTAAGCAAACATATCCAAGAGGAGATCTTGTGTTGAAGTTGATTACTATCTAACAATAGTCCGGTAACAAACATATTGCTGGCTAGTAACTTTTTGAGTCCTAAAATAAGTCGTCCAATGAGTTTTAGTTGATCGATCACTACTTGTGAATTGACCGTTAAATCACATATTAGTGGCTGGTAACTACTGAGTTCCAAAATTAGTTCTTTGTGTCATTTACATTTGCCACATGACGGTTAGTATCatatcactattgcaattttatccAACATCCGAGTTAGAGATACCAACATGTCAAGTTATTTAGTTACCCAACTGCACATGTTATAGTTACCAACATGTCAACTATGTACTTATCTAGCTGCCCATGCTACAGTTACCAACCTGACACAATTGTAGTTACCCACATGTCTAGGTTGGAGTCAGCGCCATAGCAGTGCTATAGTATGAGTAATTGTTGTGACAGTAGTTTTGGACTCGATAACTACTTGTGAGTAGTTCGATAACTAACTCCTATAAGTTGGCGAAAACGGATAAATCAGGTTTGTTATCTGAGAGCTAAACCATATTAGGAAATAAGATGGAATTTTGCCGACATCAACATGTTGGTCATTATTTACGTGCATGCATAAGGAAATGTGTTAGAGAGAAAGGGAAGCAAGGAAGGACGCGGTGGTGACTTGGAgtgttctatatatatatatatatatatatatatatatatatatatatatatatatatatatatatatatatatatatatatatatatatatatatatatatatatatatatatatatatatatatatatatatatatatatatatagacacacatgAAGTTCGTCGTGTATCACACTCTAGTAGAGCTAATAATAAAGCACCATGGAAATTCATCAATTTGTAACGCTAAGTAAACCACGCCTCAGAAATGATAAGAGTTAGCCACCAACCGAATAGTGTTGGAGGTGACCATGGCCTCACACCTAGAGTAGGCGAGTGGACGGACGCACAGCCCCTATCTTGGAATTGTCTGCATCCCAAATTCTGTTGCGTGCGAGTCCTACGGACCATACGTACGTGTGAGGTGCCATCCGTTTGGAATTACTTTGGCTGCCGTTTCGTCCAGGATTACGCCAGCTGACCAACTCGGCTCGACCATCCCTGATAAAGGCATGGCACCGGCGCCGATGCTGCCAACCGCATGCTGGCCGCACGGCTGGGTTTCAGTGAGATAGAACCTTTGATCGCACGCCTTATCAGTCTCTGGTGGCATGGCGGCCCTGCAGCTTGCCGCTCTCCTGACGCTTCTGCTCGCGCTGTGGCGTCTCGTGTGGCGGCCGCGCGCCGTGGCGCGGTCGTTCGCGAGGCAGGGGATCCGAGGGCCGCCCTACACGTTCCTGGCCGGGTCCTTGCCGGAGGCGAAGCGGCTACTGATCGCTGGCCGGAGAGGTGTGCCGCCCCTCGACGCCGAGTGCCATGACATCATGCCCATCCTGCTGCCGCAGTTCCATAGATGGGTCGCTGATTATGGTAAAGTACTAACGGTAAACGACTACTTTCCATTTTCTTTGGATTGAATTGATAGCTACCTATGCCCAAATTCCTCGAGGAACTGAATTTTTCGATACAATATGATCCTACAAGCTAGGATTGAGATGGTTGGTCGTGGCACATCTAGTTGCAACATTATCCTTAATCATATTTAATGAATTCTCGAATATAGTATTCATAATTGTTTTTTGTTCGTTCAGGCAGAACGTTCCTGTTCTGGATCGGGCCGATCCCGGCCATCTTCTCTGTGGACCTGCAGCTGATAAAGCAAGTGCTCACAGACCGGACGGGCCTGTATCAGAAGGACTTCATGATCCCCGTGCTGAAATCCCTCTTCGGCAACGGCGTCATATTGATAAACGGTGACGACTGGAAGCGGCACCGGAAAGTAGTCCTTCCTGCTTTCAACTATGAGAAGATCAAGGTTAGAGCATGGCTAATAGTGTAGTCCGGTGATAGCTATTAATAACAGCACAAAAAAGGTGATAATTATTAAATAACATCAAGGTTGATTACAAGGCTGGCTATTAGATTAGTCTTCATTATACTTGCGCTTATAGACTTCTCCTATAAATGCACCCGATGTGTGAGCATTGTTAGTGTTGTAACACTACACCGGTTAGTTGGCTGATGATTTACCACGTGTGTAGAGCATGTCGGCGGTGACGGCAGAGGTCACAAGGCGGATGATGCAACAATGGCGCGAGCAGATACACCAAAGCAACGGCGTCAAGAAAGCAGCTGAGATTGACATGATCCACGCCTTCAACGACTTGACCGCAAAGATAAACGGACGCGTCGCCTTCGGCACAAGCCACCAGGATGTCGAGGAGGTCATCGTCTTGATGCGGGAGATGCAAAAGATCGCCACTGCCTCCACGCTGGATGCTCCAATACTCTGGTAGAGTACTACTGTATTTGCTTACAGACCAGCTCCGAATCCAAGCTCATGACATCAACCATGTTAATCTTGTGCCGTTCACTTCAGGTATCTGCCGACTCGGCGTAACTTGCACGTTCGACGTCTGAACAAACAGCTAAGAAGCAAGATCATGTCGATCATGCAGGCACGGCTGGCCGCAGATGGAGCCAAATATGGTCGAGGAGACACCGGCGGCTGTGGGGACGACCTGCTCGGGCTGCTGTTAGAGGCGTGGACGCCGAACCGGCAAGGGAGCGGCGGCGATACACTGACAACCGACGAGGTGATTGATGAGTGCAAGACCTTCTTCGCCGCAGGGCAGGAAACCACGGCCACCCTCCTCGTCTGGGCCATGTTCCTGCTTGCGGTGCACCCCCAGTGGCAGGACAAGGTCAGGGAAgaggtcctcagggagttcccagGCGGGGACGGCGATGATGTGATACCCAACGCCGATATTCTCGCCAAACTGAAGCTGGTGCGTACATTTCAACTGTCAATATCATTAATTTTTCATATATTTTCGAATGAATATTATTCAATATCgtaaatgttcatattgtttcTATAATAGGTTGGCCAAATGTTACAAAATTTAACTTTTGAAATTTTTGTATGTAGTGTAATTTTGCAAAGAGGGAATAACTAATGTGTTGTGAGCATGCTCTGTGCCTGTTCTACTTATGCAGCTACACATGGTATTGCTCGAGACATCGCGTCTCTACCCTCCGGTCGTGTACATACAACGGAGGGCCGGCGCGGACGCCGTCCTCGGAGGCATCACGGTACCCCAGGGAACAATCATATCAATCCCCATCGGCATGCTACATCGAGACAAGGAAGTTTGGGGCCCTGACGCCAACGAGTTCAACCCCATGAGGTTCGAGCAGGGCGTTACAAAGGCTGCCAAAGACTCCAAGGCGCTCTTGACTTTCTCTCTAGGCCCGAGAGTTTGCACTGGTCAGAACTTTGGCATCGTGCAAGTGCAGGTTGTCATGGCAATGATCCTCAGCAagttctccttctccctctccccggAGTATGTTCACAAGCCAAAGTATCTTCTGTCTTTGACACCAAGGCTTGGGATGCCTCTCATTTTGAGGAATCTACAATAGATGGGCGAGAAAGATTGCAAAATCAAGCTCGTTGTAACGCATGAGTAAAATCATTGTAATTTCAGTCCCCCGCAAAATCGTTGTAACGCATGAGTAAAAACATTCTACATAATCGATTTAGAGAGGCAGCCAATTATGCATACAGAGATCATATCAACTTGGAGTAACAGACGGATCTTCTTGGATACAAATACGAGCAAAAAGATCAAGGTACATGTAGTTGTGatgttatgatggaagacgacgtcGTTGGTGG encodes the following:
- the LOC123142961 gene encoding cytochrome P450 709B2; protein product: MAALQLAALLTLLLALWRLVWRPRAVARSFARQGIRGPPYTFLAGSLPEAKRLLIAGRRGVPPLDAECHDIMPILLPQFHRWVADYGRTFLFWIGPIPAIFSVDLQLIKQVLTDRTGLYQKDFMIPVLKSLFGNGVILINGDDWKRHRKVVLPAFNYEKIKSMSAVTAEVTRRMMQQWREQIHQSNGVKKAAEIDMIHAFNDLTAKINGRVAFGTSHQDVEEVIVLMREMQKIATASTLDAPILWYLPTRRNLHVRRLNKQLRSKIMSIMQARLAADGAKYGRGDTGGCGDDLLGLLLEAWTPNRQGSGGDTLTTDEVIDECKTFFAAGQETTATLLVWAMFLLAVHPQWQDKVREEVLREFPGGDGDDVIPNADILAKLKLLHMVLLETSRLYPPVVYIQRRAGADAVLGGITVPQGTIISIPIGMLHRDKEVWGPDANEFNPMRFEQGVTKAAKDSKALLTFSLGPRVCTGQNFGIVQVQVVMAMILSKFSFSLSPEYVHKPKYLLSLTPRLGMPLILRNLQ